A genome region from Bradyrhizobium sp. WSM1417 includes the following:
- a CDS encoding two-component system VirA-like sensor kinase, with product MRNLPGVFGVSLLLTLLTWLLLRGIDSNAPAYAAILRVFDDYALAEASLHRDVLQARTGLLRDYDSLVIAARDMEEAVSRLRAHAQIERLDTGPVDLLGAAVIRQEELMERFKTSNALLQNSLSYIGLLSTSPAFRVHDEHLAAAAAELGAAILYLARDTSADALKALQQRINGFAAQAPADGPDAEVARAMLAHTRLLYGLLPEIDATLKAFIAVPGGHYLQAVRIVFSSHRSAVEASEQRFRLLLYLVSLLLVVVLVFVGVRLRARALALRRRAAFEHVIAENSTRLINCSPAETGTRLKQVLCEFSRVVNADRAYVVLDEKPVRIHAWSRDGVTFPPGWPRQALSVAEQLGAGESVTIADASALPVGAARDALTEAGVRAWACLPLVRPGRVRGIMGFDRFRPIRNKISPVPITQLAGDAVANALEREFLEREQGKLTTRLERARRMQVIGSLASGIAHNFNNIIGAILGYSEMAEPQLIRGTKPAQHIDEIRRAAERGRDLVDNILTFGRRADGRARPLEVRTLFEEAASLLRASLPPDIELVFEEVAADVAVSGEPAQLQQLILNLCSNAAQAMDDNGCIRVAAKSEHVAALVTMNDGELSPGHYVCISVTDDGGGIDERVARRMFEPFFTTRVAGTGLGLATVREIVRDHDGAINVQSELGCGSRFEIWLPAVAADTIAADSGSALQLGSGETVLIVESERDRLLRDEEKLAALGYEPVGFELAADALAACRFEPHRFDIILVSQGLQPEAALNLALALHEASPLQPVLLATAVDAGIDVLAHSGISEVLRWPLDHTELASALARCLRTPARLQP from the coding sequence ATGAGGAATTTGCCAGGCGTATTTGGAGTTTCGCTGCTGCTAACCCTGCTGACCTGGCTGTTGCTGCGTGGGATCGATTCAAACGCGCCGGCCTACGCGGCGATCTTGCGGGTGTTCGACGATTATGCGCTTGCCGAAGCCTCGCTCCACCGAGACGTTCTGCAGGCGCGGACCGGGCTGCTGCGCGACTACGACAGTCTCGTCATCGCGGCACGGGACATGGAAGAGGCGGTCAGTCGGCTTCGCGCCCACGCCCAAATCGAGCGTCTCGATACCGGCCCGGTTGACCTTCTCGGAGCCGCGGTTATCCGCCAGGAAGAATTGATGGAGCGATTCAAGACCAGCAACGCATTGCTGCAGAACTCGCTATCCTATATTGGTCTGCTGAGCACAAGTCCGGCATTCCGCGTGCACGACGAGCATCTCGCCGCAGCGGCCGCCGAACTGGGGGCCGCGATCCTTTACCTCGCGCGCGACACGTCGGCCGACGCTCTCAAGGCGCTCCAACAACGGATTAACGGGTTTGCGGCACAGGCCCCCGCCGACGGGCCAGACGCGGAAGTCGCTCGTGCGATGCTGGCGCATACGCGGCTGCTGTATGGCCTCTTGCCCGAGATCGACGCGACGCTGAAGGCTTTTATCGCGGTGCCCGGCGGACACTACCTGCAGGCGGTCCGCATTGTATTCTCCAGTCACCGTTCAGCTGTCGAAGCCTCCGAGCAGCGCTTCAGGCTCCTGTTGTATTTGGTATCCTTGCTGCTGGTGGTCGTCCTGGTATTCGTCGGGGTTCGGCTTCGTGCCCGCGCCCTTGCGTTGCGCCGACGCGCCGCGTTCGAACACGTGATCGCCGAGAATTCGACGCGTCTGATCAACTGCTCGCCGGCCGAGACCGGGACGCGATTGAAGCAGGTGCTTTGTGAGTTTAGCCGTGTCGTCAATGCGGATCGCGCCTATGTGGTTCTGGACGAGAAGCCGGTCCGGATACACGCATGGTCAAGGGATGGAGTAACGTTTCCGCCCGGCTGGCCTCGACAGGCACTCTCAGTCGCCGAGCAGCTTGGCGCAGGTGAAAGTGTGACCATTGCGGACGCGAGCGCGTTGCCGGTTGGTGCGGCCAGGGACGCGCTGACGGAGGCCGGCGTGCGTGCCTGGGCTTGTTTGCCCTTGGTCCGACCGGGGCGGGTACGCGGGATCATGGGTTTTGATCGCTTCCGGCCGATAAGAAACAAGATTTCTCCTGTCCCGATCACGCAGCTTGCTGGTGATGCCGTGGCCAACGCGCTCGAGCGCGAATTTCTGGAACGCGAGCAGGGCAAGCTCACGACGCGGCTCGAGCGGGCCCGTCGCATGCAGGTAATCGGATCACTGGCCAGCGGGATTGCGCATAACTTCAACAACATCATCGGCGCCATCCTCGGCTATTCGGAGATGGCGGAGCCGCAACTCATCCGCGGTACCAAACCGGCCCAGCATATCGATGAGATCCGCCGGGCCGCCGAGCGCGGTCGCGATCTCGTTGACAATATTCTGACGTTCGGCCGTCGGGCCGACGGGCGTGCCCGACCGCTGGAGGTGCGCACCTTGTTCGAGGAGGCTGCCTCATTGCTGCGGGCATCGCTGCCACCGGATATTGAACTGGTCTTCGAAGAAGTCGCTGCTGACGTCGCAGTATCAGGCGAGCCTGCACAGCTGCAGCAATTAATCCTCAATCTTTGCAGCAATGCCGCGCAAGCGATGGATGACAACGGGTGCATTCGGGTGGCCGCGAAGAGCGAACACGTGGCCGCTCTCGTTACTATGAATGACGGCGAACTCTCACCCGGCCACTACGTTTGCATTTCCGTAACTGATGATGGAGGCGGAATCGACGAACGCGTCGCGCGACGAATGTTCGAGCCGTTCTTCACCACGCGTGTCGCAGGAACCGGTCTCGGTCTCGCAACGGTTCGCGAAATCGTTCGTGATCATGATGGAGCCATCAACGTTCAGAGTGAACTGGGTTGCGGAAGTCGATTTGAGATTTGGCTGCCTGCCGTGGCGGCAGACACAATCGCGGCGGATAGTGGGTCGGCGCTGCAGCTAGGATCCGGCGAAACCGTGTTGATCGTCGAAAGCGAGCGAGATCGCCTGCTCCGCGATGAAGAAAAACTGGCGGCGTTGGGCTACGAGCCGGTCGGGTTTGAGCTCGCGGCGGATGCCCTTGCGGCATGCCGTTTCGAACCCCATCGGTTCGACATCATCCTGGTCAGCCAGGGTTTGCAGCCTGAAGCCGCCCTGAATCTGGCGCTGGCCCTGCATGAAGCATCGCCGCTACAGCCGGTACTGCTAGCGACCGCGGTCGACGCCGGCATCGACGTGCTGGCGCATTCTGGAATCTCCGAGGTGCTGCGGTGGCCCCTCGACCATACGGAGCTAGCCTCGGCATTGGCGCGCTGCTTGCGAACGCCCGCCAGGTTACAGCCGTAA
- a CDS encoding response regulator produces the protein MGGSSSTDAGLRGNVERQVCVLVVEDDPALQRMILNYFGENNIRTLLASNRQEMVDRLGDTEVNLVILDLRLGLEDGLDLLREVRLGSDVPVIIITGHRRDDIDRVVGLELGADDYLTKPFNLRELLARVRAILRRFDAGRAAPARAPERGRFRFSGWQLDRRIRQLTDPAGTPVALTKGEYAMLLAFLEAPQRPLSREQLLQATRVHEDVFDRSIDVQILRLRRKLERDPSAPRVIQTERGVGYVFAVPVDRI, from the coding sequence ATGGGCGGTTCATCGTCGACGGACGCAGGCCTTCGCGGAAACGTTGAGCGTCAGGTGTGCGTTCTCGTCGTAGAGGACGACCCTGCCTTACAGCGCATGATCCTAAACTATTTCGGAGAGAACAACATCCGTACCCTGCTGGCGTCCAATCGCCAGGAGATGGTCGACCGGCTCGGCGATACCGAGGTTAACCTGGTGATCCTCGATCTTCGGCTCGGGCTCGAGGACGGTCTCGACCTGTTGCGAGAGGTCCGGCTTGGCTCCGACGTACCGGTCATCATCATAACCGGTCACCGCCGCGATGACATCGACCGCGTGGTCGGATTGGAGCTCGGTGCCGACGACTACCTGACGAAACCATTCAACCTGCGCGAGTTGCTTGCGCGTGTCCGCGCGATACTGCGACGGTTCGATGCCGGAAGAGCCGCTCCGGCTCGTGCCCCCGAGCGGGGACGCTTTCGATTTTCCGGCTGGCAGCTCGACCGCAGGATCCGACAGTTGACTGACCCGGCCGGCACCCCCGTCGCTTTGACGAAGGGGGAGTATGCGATGCTGCTTGCATTTCTCGAAGCGCCACAACGTCCGCTTAGCCGCGAGCAACTGCTGCAGGCGACCCGCGTTCACGAAGATGTCTTCGATCGCAGCATTGACGTGCAGATTCTTCGATTGCGGCGCAAGCTCGAGCGTGATCCTAGTGCCCCGCGTGTGATACAGACCGAGCGCGGCGTCGGATATGTGTTCGCCGTCCCAGTGGACCGCATTTAA
- a CDS encoding cytochrome-c peroxidase produces the protein MLYLCLITAGLAAAQSPNPPVGAVQEPITPIPLAHGQELQRVLLGEKLFSDKRLSRSSTQSCSSCHDIGTNGASANISDTREGQTSALNTPTVFNAGLNFRLNWEGNMRSLEEGAEHILRNPAIMGSSPDEVAARMRDDPEIARQFRDVYGKEPDAAAVVDALVSYERSLTTPNSRFDRWLTGETDAISAEELSGYQLFKSLGCVTCHQGVNVGGNLFQRHGVFHPLGSPAPELLRVPSLRNVAATAPYFHDGSAPTLPEAVKAMGVAQLDRILTDQQTSAIVAFLKTLTGTYRNEELRPAAPGTGNVRP, from the coding sequence TTGCTCTATCTCTGCCTCATTACCGCGGGACTGGCCGCCGCTCAATCGCCAAACCCTCCGGTGGGCGCCGTCCAGGAGCCGATCACGCCAATTCCCCTTGCCCATGGCCAGGAGCTACAGCGGGTGTTGCTCGGAGAGAAGTTGTTCAGCGACAAACGGCTATCTCGCAGTAGCACACAAAGTTGTTCGTCATGCCACGACATAGGAACCAACGGCGCCAGTGCCAACATCAGCGACACTCGAGAGGGGCAAACATCGGCCCTCAACACGCCCACGGTCTTCAACGCGGGCTTAAATTTTCGTCTGAACTGGGAGGGAAACATGCGCTCGCTTGAGGAAGGGGCCGAGCACATCCTGCGCAATCCCGCGATCATGGGGTCGAGCCCGGACGAAGTCGCCGCCAGGATGCGCGACGACCCGGAAATCGCAAGACAATTCCGCGATGTCTACGGCAAGGAGCCCGACGCTGCCGCCGTAGTGGATGCGCTCGTCTCGTACGAGCGATCCCTCACCACGCCGAACAGTCGCTTCGACCGGTGGCTCACTGGAGAAACCGATGCGATTAGCGCAGAGGAATTGTCTGGCTATCAATTATTCAAATCGCTGGGCTGTGTCACTTGCCATCAAGGTGTCAACGTCGGCGGCAACCTGTTTCAGAGACATGGCGTGTTTCACCCGCTGGGCTCGCCAGCTCCCGAACTGCTCCGCGTGCCGAGCCTGCGAAACGTTGCGGCCACGGCGCCCTATTTCCACGATGGCAGCGCGCCGACGTTGCCCGAGGCGGTGAAGGCGATGGGCGTGGCCCAGCTAGACCGCATCCTGACAGACCAGCAAACCTCGGCCATCGTGGCGTTCCTTAAGACATTGACCGGCACCTATCGAAATGAAGAGCTGCGGCCGGCCGCGCCCGGTACCGGCAACGTGCGGCCATGA